TTATTTGTGATGCTACTCTTGAAGCATCATAATGACCGACATCTTCAAAACCATATTTTGATATTATCATCATTAGACATGATGAAATAGCAACGATAGCATGTGTTCTAATTCCTGCATCTTTATTTTTATTAGTTCTTTCATAACCAATAAGTACTCCTAAAAATGCTGATATCAATATTCTAATTATAAAACTATTTGTACTTGACATTATAATATATGGATTGAATCTTGATCAAAGGCAAAACTCAATTCTTCTCCTATTTTCTTTATTTCTTTTCC
The DNA window shown above is from Oceanivirga salmonicida and carries:
- a CDS encoding MgtC/SapB family protein → MSSTNSFIIRILISAFLGVLIGYERTNKNKDAGIRTHAIVAISSCLMMIISKYGFEDVGHYDASRVASQIITGIGFLGAGVIFVKNNNVVSGLTTSAGIWATAGVGMSVGAGLIKLGIFVSILLLFLQIYTHFIQLL